The Streptomyces sp. TLI_105 DNA segment ACGGCCAGCCCGTCAAGACCGCCCGGGGCGCCGAGGACCTCTACGTCGAGCGCGGCACGGGCCGGTTGTGGTCCCTCTCCGAGCACCGCCCGGGGTCGGCGTCCGACTGCACCGCGAACCGGGACGCCGCCGACCCGGCGGGCACGGACTACTGCCAGCGGGTGCTGTACGGGCACAAGTTGAGCTGGATCGACGGCCGGCCGTAGCCGCGGGAGTCACCCCTGCCGTACCCGGACGGAGAGCCGTTCCTTCCGGGTACGGATACGGCCAAGAGGAGGGACGCGCTCCGAGCTCTCGGGGCCCGGCCTCCGAAAAGGCGGTGGGGACTGCGTTCGCTCGGGGCCGGCGCGTGCCGCTGTCGCGGAAGGATCGTCCCGCCGTCACGCTCTCGTCACACCGTCATCGTCGCCCCATCGCACTCACGGACTTCAGGATGGCCTGAATCCATACGGCTCGACCCTCCTTCCCCGAACCGTCGTTGATCACGTCCGTCCCGCTTCACATACTGCGCTGACCGACGGCGGGCGCCTTGGCACCCCTGGCCGGAACCGACCATCCGACCTCATCCCGAGCTCCTGGGGGAGACTTGCGCGCACATGTGCACAGAGCACGCGCCTTCACCATCGCGACGGCCACATCGGTGGCCCTCGTGGCAGGCATGACCGGCCCCGCGACGGCGACCGTCGCGAACGCGGCGGCCGCACCCGACACCGCCCCGCACCTCGGCGGCACCCAGCGGATCCCGCTCGTCACGGGCGACCGCGTGGTGGTGGACGCCGAGGGCCGGATGGTGGGCTTCGAGTCCGCCGAGGGCCGTGAGCACATACCCGTAGAGGTGCGGCGCACCGGGGACCACACCCTCGTGGTGCCCGCCGACGCGCGGCGCCTGATCGCCACGGGCCGCCTCGACCAGCGGCTCTTCGACCTCGACGTCCTCACCGACCCGCGGCTGCGCGAGAGCCACGGCACCGGGCTCAAGCTGATCGTGCGGTACGCGGGGAGCGCCGGCACCGCCCGCGCCGAGGTGCGCGCGGCCGGCGACACCCAGGTACGGCGCACGTTCCCGACGATCAACGCCGACGCGGTCCGTACGTCCCCGGAGGACGTGGCCCGGGTGTGGGAGGCGCTGACCGACCGTCAGGCCACGGGCGCACGCGTCGCCTCCTCCGGCGTCGCCACGGTGTGGCTGGACGGGGTGCGCGGCGCGAGCCTGGACCGCAGCGTCCGGCAGATCGGCGCCGACAAGGCCTGGGAGTCCGGGTTCGACGGCACGGGCGTGAAGATCGCCGTCCTCGACACCGGCGTCGACAAGACCCACGACGACCTCAGGACGCAGGTCGTCGGCGAGAAGAACTTCTCCGCCTCCGCCGACGCCGTGGACCGCGTCGGACACGGCACGCACGTCGCGTCGATCGCCGTCGGCACCGGCGCCACGTCGGGCGGCCGGTACAAGGGCGTCGCCCCCGGCGCCAAGGTGATCAGCGGAAAGGTCCTCGACGACGAGGGGTACGGGGACGACTCCGCCGTCATCGCGGGCATGGAGTGGGCCGCCGCCGAAGGCGCGGACGTCGTCAACCTCAGCCTCGGCGGGCCCGACAGCCCCGGCGTCGACCCGCTGGAGGCGACGGTCGACCGGCTGTCCGCCGAGAAGGGCATCCTGTTCGCGATCGCCGCGGGCAACGAGGGCGAGTCCGGTGCGTCGTCCGTGGGTTCACCGGGCACCGCGGACGCCGCGCTGACCGTCGGCGCCGTCGACAAGGACGACCGCCTGGCGCCCTTCTCCAGCACCGGGCCGCGCGTCGGTGACGGCGCCGTCAAGCCGGACGTGACCGCCCCCGGCGTCGCCATCACCGCGGCCGCCGCGGCCGGCAGCGCCATCGACACGCGCCCCGGCACGCCGCATCCCGCCCCGGGCTACCTCCAGATCGACGGCACCTCCATGGCAACCCCGCACGTCGCCGGCGCGGCCGCGATCCTGAAGCAGCGGCACCCCGACTGGAAGTCCACCGAGCTCAAGGGCGCGCTGACCGGCTCCGCCGAGGGCGGCGGCTACACGCCCTTCCAGCAGGGCACGGGCCGGATCCGGGTCGACAAGGCGCTCGCCCAGAGCGTCGTCGCCGAACCGGTGGCGCTGAACTTCGGCACCGCGCTCTGGCCGCACGCCGACGACAAGCCCGTCACCCGGAAGGTCGTCTACCGCAACCTCGGGACCGCCGACGTCACCCTCGATCTGTCGGTGTCCGCCCTGGATCCCTCGGGCAAGCCGGCCCCGGCCGGGTTCTTCGCGCTCGACGCCTCGAAGGTGACCGTGCCCGCGGGCGGCACGGCCGAGGTCGGTCTCGTCGCCGACACCAGGATCGGCGACGCCGACGGAAGCTACTCGGCCTATGTCACCGCCACCGGCGCCGGCCAGTCCGTCCGCACGGCCGCCGTGGCCGTCCGGGAGGCCGAGTCGTACGACCTGACGATCCGCACCCTCGGACGCGACGGGGCCGACGCCTCGTACTTCGCCAACACCCTGACGGGTGTCGGCGGGCCGGCCGCGGGCTTCCAGGTCCGCGTCGACAACGAGCCGGGCGCCCACACGATCCGCGTGCCCAAGGGCGCGTACACGCTCAACACGGCCGTCTACCAGGACCCGTCGGACTACACCGCGGGCACCGACTGGATCGCCCAGCCCAAGCTGGACGTCTCCGCCGACACCACGGTCACCGCCGACGCGCGCACCACCAGGCCGGTGGACCTCACCGTGCCCGGCATCGCCACGGCGGACTACGCGGGGACGTACTACGAGCTCGCCACCACCGACGTCGGACGGGTCGGCAACGGCTGGGTCCTGAGGGGCTTCACCGGCTTCCGTACCGCCCACGCGGGTCCGGCCGTCACCGACGGCTCCCTCCTGCAGACCTGGGACGCGCACTTCCTCAAGGACGCCACCAGCCAGTACTCGGTGGCCTTCGGCGGCAGGGCGAGCACGGTCGCGACCGGCTACACCAGGCACGTGAAGGCGAGCGAGCTGGCCACCCTCAAGGTCGGTCTCGGCGCCTCCGCCCCCGGGAAGACCGCGCTCGCCTCCCCGTACGCCCATCTGCCGGGCGCGCCGGAGGGCAACGGCTTCTCCGCGCCGCAGGCGGCGCCGGGCACCCGTACCTTCTACGTCTCCACCGCCGACGGCGCCACGTGGCTCACCCGGTTCAACCAGCTCGGCGAGCCCGACCAGTGGGGCTACCCGGCCTTCGAGGGCGCCTACGAAATGGCCCGGCCGAAGCGCTACGAGGCCGGCCGGACGTACCGGGAGAACTTCAACACCGGCGTCTTCGGCCCGCTCCTGGGCGAGGGAACGGGCGTCTTCCGTACCGCTCCCGACCCGGCCACGGGCGAGGAGCAGCTGGTCGGCGCCGTGCCCCTGTTCTCCGACGGCAAGGGCCACCCGGGGTCGGTCCCGTACGCCTCGGCGAAGTCGACGCTGTACCGCGACGGCGTCAAGGTCGCCGAGAACGACGACCCGCTGAGCGGCTCGCAGCCCTTCACGGTCGACGCCGCGGACGCCGAGTACCGGCTGACGACCTCCGTGGAACGCCCGGCGAAGGCCGCCGCGGCCTCCCCGCGGATCGAGGCCGGCTTCACGTTCCGTTCGAAGCGGGTCGCGGCCACCACGGCGCTGCCGGTGTCCACGGTCCGCTTCGCGGCCCCCGTCGACCTCGCCTCGCGCCTCCCGGCCCGCACGACGGTCCTGGTCCCCGTGACCGTGCAGGGCGCGGCCGCCGGGACGAACCTCAAGTCGCTCACCGTGTCCGTGAGCTACGACGACGGGAAGACCTGGCAGCCCGTGAAGGTCGTGGGCGGCGTGATCTCCGTGAAGAGCCCGGCGAAGGACAGCGGCGTCTCGCTCTCCGCCGAGGTCACGGACAAGCAGGGCAACACGTCGACGCTGACCGTCCACCACGCGTGGTTCGGCAAGTGACCCGGTTCGTCTGATGTGGCGGCACCACCTCCGGTGGTGCCGCCACATCGTCATGAGGGCCGGCCGAGGACGCGCACGGCCTCCACGATCAGGTCCCAGAACGCGTCCGTGTCGACCTCCATGCCGACCTCGGTGTCGGCGGGCCGGTCCGTCACCCCGTGCAGGTCCACCACCGTCGCGCCCCGGGTGTGCGTGCCGTTCAGCTCGACCGTCACCGCTGCCCGCACCAGGCTGACCAGCGACGGGTTGATGAGGTGGGCGACGGTGAGCGGATCGTGCAGCGGGGGCGCGTCGAAGCCGTACACCTCGCGGTACGTGGACGCGAAGTAGGTGAGCAGGTCGACGCAGAGCCCGCTCAGCGGGGTCCCGAGCGCGGCGATCCGGGCGACGACCTCGGCGGTGGCCCGCACCTGGTGGGTCGCGTTGAGGCCGAACATCGTCACCGGCAGACCGCTGCGGAAGACGATGTCCGCGGCTTCCGGATCACACAGGACGTTGAACTCGGCGGCGGGCGTGGTGTTGCCGCGTCCCGTCGAGCCGCCCATGAGCACGATCCGCTCGACGCGCGCGGCCAGTTCGGGGTGGGCGAGCAGGAAGACCGCGATGTTGGTGAGCGGCCCGGTCGGTACGAGCGTCACCGGCGCCGGGTGCGCCAGCAGGGTGTCCCGGATGAGGGTGAGGGCGTCGCGCGGGTCCTGGGGCACCTCCGGTTCGCCCTCGCCGAAGCCGGGTCCGTCCAGGCCGGAGTCGCCGTGGATGTTCTCGGCGATCCGGGGCGGTCCGTGCAGCGGGCGGTCGCGGCCCGCCGCGATCGGTACGCCCCTGATCCCGGCCACGGAGCAGATCCGGCGGGCGTTGAGCGTGGTCTTCTCCAGTGTCTGGTTGCCCGCGACGGTGGTGATCGCGAGCAGTTCGATCGCGGGGTGGGCGGCGGCCAGCAGGATGTTGAAGGCGTCGTCGTGACCGGGATCGCAGTCGAGAATCACGGGAACCGGCATGTCCTCACCGTCCCACACGCGGCCGGTGAGGCGAAGGACCTCGGCCCGTTCCGGACGGAGCACGGGATCTTCCGACGCCGGGCGCGACGCCGGGCGCGACGCCGGGCGCGACGCCGGGCGCGGGTGCGGCCGACGGGACGGTCGTCCCGTCGGCCGCACCCGGACGCGCCCTAGGCTTCCGCCTCGGCCACGGCGGCCGGTTCCGGGGCCTCCCGTCGGGCGATCAGCAGGCCGAGGGCTCCGACCAGGAGCAGGACGGCGACCGTGCCGAGGGTGAACGCCTCGAACGCCCCTCGGGACATGCCCCAGACGTCGTCGAAGGCGTACTCGACGCCGAAGAGCGCTTCCAGGGTCCCGGGGAAGAGGGCGCACCAGGAGCCGACGAGGATCCAGGCGTAGACCAGCGCCGCGCAGCCCATGAAACCGCGGTGGCCGAAGGGGACGCGGTAGGGCCGTACGACGTCGGGTCGGCGCAGGCGGAGCAGGACGAGGGCGGGGACGATGACGAGGTAGGACAGCAGCAGGGTGGTGACGGCCACGGTGAGGACCACGGCGAACACGGCGCCCGCGTCGCCCTCGGCGACCCGCATCGCCACGATCATGAACACGGTCGCCACCGCTCCGGAGAGCAGGTTGGTCCGCACGGGCGTGCCGAGCCGGGGGTGGAAGGCGCCGAGCGCGCGGCTGAAGGAGCCGCCGTCGGCGGCGGCCATCGCCTGCATGCGGTCGCTGACGATCATCCACGCGCTGCCCTGGGTGAGGAGGGCGAAGACGAACATGACGGCGGTGAGCGTCAGGAGCGGGCCGGCCGCGTCGCCGTAGATGCCGAAGACGAGGCGGGCGCCTTCCATGAAACCGCCGATGCCGGTGACCTGGTGGGCGGGGACGACGGCGAGCAGCGCGAGGACCGGCAGCAGGTAGCAGCAGGCGGCGACGGTCGCGGAGCGGCCGAGTGCGGCGGGCACGTCGCGCTGCGGATCGTGCATCTCCTCGCCGGCGGCGTTGGGGGCCTCGAAGCCGACGTAGGCGAAGAGCAGGATCGGCACGAGGGCGAGGAATCCGGCCGTGGTCGGGGTGAAGTGGGCGTCGGTGAGGCCGTGGAAGCCGTGTTCGAGGCCGTAGAGCAGCGCGGTGAGGGTGAACACCGCGAGGGTGAGGACCTTCACCGCCGCGCCGAGGGTGGTGATCCACTTGCCGCGGCGCAGGGAGACGACGGCGGTGAGGATCGCGGTCCAGACGAACAGCAGCTTGAACACGTAGTCGGCGACGGTCCCCGAGCCCAGGTGGAAGACGAAGCCGTCCCAGGTCTCGGCGGCGAGGAAGACCAGGGAGCCGCCCAGCCAGATCGGGTTGGTCACCCAGTAGAACAGGACGGTGAGCGCGGCCGCGGCTCGGCCCAGGGTGAGCTTGACCCAGACGTACGGGCCGCCCTCCTGCGGGAACGCGGCGCCGGTCTCGGCGAACAGCAGGGCGTACGGGACGAGGAAGAAGAGCGCGAGGGCCGCCGTCCAGGTGGCGGCCTCGCCGCCGCCGGTGGCGATCTGCCCGACGGTGTCGAAGGAGATGACGGCGGCGATGGCCAGGGCGGTGATGTCGAGGCGCTTCAGGCTGCGCCGCAGGCCGGTCGTGGTGTGGGGAGGGCGCGGGTCGGCGGAGGAGAGTGGGGAGGACACGGGCAGTTCCTAGCGGGGAGAGGGGTACTGCGAGCAGGCGCGCGCGGGCGCGGTGACGGCGTGGCGTCCGTGTCGGGGAGGCCCGGCGGGGCACCGGGCCTCCCTGGAGGGGCAGGGCCTGTCGGACCGTTCGCGTCGGACCAGGCCGGGCGGCCGGACCCGACGGGAAGGGGCTGACACGCCCTAGGCGGGGCGGATCTCGCCGGTGGGTTCGGTGCGCTCCAGGACGCCGCGCAGCGCGGTGGCCACTTCCTTAGCCTCGGTCTCGGTCATGACGAGCGGCGGGGAGAGGACCAGGCTGTGGGCGGAGTCGCGGACGATCACGCCGGCTTCGCGGCGGATGACGTCGTGGGGCATGCGGTCCGGGTCGAGGGGCAGGGGGGCGCGGGTGGCGCGGTCCTGGACCAGCTCGACGGCCAGCATCATGCCGACGGAGCGGATCTCGCCGACGATCGGCAGGTCGCCCAGCTGTGCCTTGAGTTCGTCGTGGAGGAAGGAGCCCAGGCCGGTGGCGCGGGCGAGCAGTCCTTCCCTCTCGATGATGTCGAGGTTGGCGGTGGCGACGGCGGTGGCGACGGGGTGGCCGTTGTAGGTGTAGCCCATGGGGAATCCGTGGTCGCGCAGGAGCACCTCGGCGAGGTGGTCGCCGACCAGGAGGGCGCCGAGGGGGACGTAGCCGGAGGTGATGCCCTTGGCGGTGACGATGATGTCGGGGGTGACGTCGAAGTACTGGGCGGCGAACCACTCGCCGACGCGGCCGTACGCGGTGACGACCTCGTCGAAGATCAGCAGGATGCCGTGCCGGTCGAGGACCTCCCGCACCCGGGGCCAGTAGTCGGCCGGCGGGACGAGCATGCCGCCGACGCCCATGATGGGCTCGCCGATCATGGCGGCGATGTTCTTCGGGCCGATCTCGGCGATGCGCTCCTCGAGTTCACGGATGAGGAAGTCGGTCGGGTCCTGGCCGTCGTAGAGGTCGCTGCGGTACGGCCACGGGGGCGTGAGGTGGGAGACGTGCGGCATCATCGGCGCGAAGCCCTCGTGGTACAGGGGGAATCCGGTCGCCGAGCCGCCGCCGTACCCGATGCCGTGGTAGGCCTTGCTGCGCGCCAGGATCCACGTCCGGCTGGCCTCGCCGCGCCGGTGGTGGTAGTAGCGGGCCATCTTGATGGCCGCCTCGTTGCCCTCGGAGCCGCCGGAGGTGAAGTAGACGTGGTTGAGCGGCTCGGGGGCGATGTCGGCGAGGCGGGCGGCGAGTTCGATGGCCCGCTCGTTGGAGAACTCCCAGAAGCTGGTGAAGTACTCCAGCTTCTTCATCTGCTCGTGGGCGACGTCGGCGACCTCCGTGCGGCCGTGGCCGATCTGGGCGAGCCAGAGGCCTCCGGTGGCGTCGAGGTAGTCGCGGCCCTCGGTGTCGGTGAGGCGGCAGCCGGAGCCGGAGGCCATGACGACGCGCTCGGTGGCGCTGCCCGGCAGGTAGGGGTGGATGATGTGCGCCCGGTCGAGGCGGACGAGTTCTGCGGTGTCGGTGGTCATGGTGGTGAGTCCCTTGCTCGGGTGACGGTGACGGTGTCGGTATCGGTTCAGGTGCTGTGCCTGCGGCTTCTCGGTCGCCGGCGCGGTCAGCCGTGAGCGATCCAGGTCGTCTTCAGGCCGGTGTACTTGTCGAGGGAGTGCAGGGAGAGGTCGCGCCCGTGTCCGGACTGCTTGAACCCGCCGAAGGGCGTGTACGGGCTGAGGGCGTCGACGGTGTTGACGGAGACGGTGCCGACGCGCAGGGCGTCCGCCACGCGATGGGCGCGGCCGAGGTCCCGGGTCCACACGGAGGCGGCAAGGCCGTAGGCGGAGTCGTCGGCGAGGCGGATCGCCTCGGTCTCGTCCCGGAAGGGGAGCACCGTCAGGACGGGGCCGAACAGTTCCTCCCGTACGAGCGGGGCGTCGGGGCCGAGGCCGGTGACGACGGTGGGGTCGAGGTAGGCGCCGTCGCGGTCGGGGCGCGTGCCGCCGCACACGAGGGTGCCGCCCGATGACCGCACGGCGTCGAGGACGCGTTCCGCCTGGGCCTCGTCGACGAGCGGTCCGAGCCGGGTGGCGGGGTCGAGCGGGTCGCCCGGCTGCCAGGTGCGGGCGTGCTCGGCGACGCGGGCCGTGAACTCCTCGGCGACGGAGGCCTCGACGAGGAGGCGGGTGTTGGCGGAGCAGACCTGTCCGGCGTTGTAGACGAAGCCCCATGCGGCGCGTTCCGCGGCGGCGTCCAGGTCGGCGTCGGCGAAGACGACGTTGGGGCTCTTGCCGCCGGCCTCTGGCCAGACCTGCTTCATGTTCGACTCGGCGGAGTAGGCGAGGAAGCGCTTGGCCACGGCGGTGGAGCCGGTGAAGACCAGGGTGTCCACGTCCGGGTGGAGGCCGAGCGCCCGTCCGGTCGTCTCCCCCGGGCCGGGCACGACGTTCAGCACGCCGTCGGGCAGTCCGGCCTCCGCGGCGAGTTCCGCGAGGAGCAGCGCCGAGAGCGGGGACTGCTCGGCCGGCTTCAGCACGACGCTGTTTCCCGCGGCCAGCGCGGGGGCCAGCTTCCAGCTCGCCAGGTCGAGGGGGAAGTTCCAGGGGACCACCGCGCCGACGACCCCCAGCGGGGCGCGGCGCACGAGGGCGAGGTTGCCCGGCGGGGCCGGGGCGACCTCGTCGTAGAGCTTGTCGACGGCCTCGGCGTACCAGGTGAAGACGCCTGCGGCGCCGGGGACGTCGGTGCCGTGGGACTCCGCGATGGGCTTGCCCATGTCGAGGGTGTCGCAGAGGGCGAGCTCCTCGCCGTGCTCCTCGATGAGGCGGGCGAGGGCGAGCAGGACCCGCCTGCGCTCCGCGGGGGCGGTGCGCGACCAGCGGCCGCCCTCGAAGGAGGTGCGGGCGGCGGCCACGGCCCGGTCGACGTCCGCCGCGGAGCCGGCCGCCACGTGGGCGGTGGTCTTGCCGGTCGCGGGGTTCACGGTCGGGATCCACCGGTCCTCGGCGGGATCGGTCCACGCTCCGTCGATGAACAGGCGCGTGCGGGGTGTGAGGTCGGCGGCGCGCTGCCGCCAGTGGGCGTACGTCTGCATTGCTGTGGCCTTCGCTTGCGTCGTGGGACGTGGGGTGAGCCGGTGCCCCTGGGTGGGAGGCGGGCGGGGCCGTTTCGGCGGGGTGCCGCTCGGAGACAGCGGGGCGGCGAGGGAGAAGGGGCTCGGCGGCGGCGTCCGCACCGAGTTCTTTGAGTTGGGATTCAAACAATAGGTGAACCAGCCGTCAATGCTCTGGACGGGAACTTCTTGCACCATCTGATACGGGCGTCAGAGAATGAGCCCATGAGGAAAGTCGGCAGACCACGCGACCAGACGGCACGCAGAGAGGCCCTCGTCTCCGCCGCGGGGCGGGCCATCGCGGAGCGCGGGCTCGAAGCCCTGCGCATCAAGGACATCGCGGAGGCCGCGGGCGTCTCCCAGGGCTCGGTCCTGTACTACTACCCCGAGCTCGACGACCTCCTCCTGGAGGTGCACCGGGGCGCGGTGGAGGGCTATCTCGCGTCCCGGCAGCAGGCCTACGACGAGGCGGCCGCCGGCGATCCCGCCGCGCGGCTGCGGGCCCTCATGGACAGCGGTCTGCCGAGCATGACGGACGACCCGGTCCACGGGCTGCTGTACGAGCTGCACCGGCGCGCCGGCCGCAGCCCGGGCCACGCCGAGCTGATGGCCTCGCTCTTCGCGCGGGAGGTCGCGCTCTACACGACCGCCCTCGCGGTGGGCGCCGCGACCGGCGGGTTCACGCTCGCCGCGCCCGCGCCCGACCTGGCACACGGCCTGGTGGCCCTGGAGGACGGCTACGGCCTGCACATCGTCAGCCGCAACGCGGCCCTGCGCCCCGACAGGGCCCGTGAGCTGCTCCTGGCCCACGCCCGGACGGTGACCGGCCGGGCCGACCTGTAGTGACGGGAGGTCGCCGCTCAGCCCTCGGCGGGTCGGGTGGCGACCTCCCGCAGTACGTCCATGACCGCTCGGGCGCGGGCCGTCGGGGTCACGCTCGCCACCGAGGCGATCTTGACTTCGAGCGGCGGTCCGCCGTCCCGGAGCCGGAGCTCCGCGATCTCGCCGCCACCGTAGGTCTGACTGGTCGCCGGGCGCTGGTTGAGGACGGAGTAGCCGAGTCCGCGCGCCACCAGGGAGCGCACCGTCTCGTAGCTCCGCGTGTGGTAGCGCACGTCGGGCGCGGTGCCGGTGGCGGCGAGCAGGGAGCGGAAGTAGTCACGGCTGTGGGGGAGGTCGAGGAGGACGAGCGGCTCCGCCGACAGTTCGGCCAGTTCGACACTGTCCCGGCCGGCCAGGGGGTGATCGGCCGGGACGATGACGTACGCCGGGGCGCGGGCGACGGTCTCGGCGCGCAGGTCCGGCTCGGCCGACAGACCGAGGTCGTAGGTGAGCGCGAAGTCGACGCGTCCCCCCGTCAGGGCCTGGACGAGCTGGTCCGACTCCCCCTCCATGACGTCGAGTTCGATGCCCGGATGGCGTCGGGTGCATTCGCTGAACAGCGCCGGCAGGTAGTACGGGGCCAGGGTCACGAAGCAGCCGACGGCCACCGGCCCGGAGAGGGACTCGCCCCCGCCCCTGGCCTCCCGTTCGACCTCGCGGGCGCGGGCGAGGAGGTCCTGGGCCTGCTGCCGGAGCCGCTCCCCGGCGGGTGTCAGCGTCAGCCCCCGGCCGCGCCGGCGGATGAACAGCTGCACCCGCAGGTCCTGCTCCAGGTTGTGGACGGCCGTGGACACGGCGGACTGCGCGATGTGCAGCTCCGCCGCCGCCTCCGTCATCGAGCCGCGTTCGGCGGCGACGAGGAAGTAGCGGAGCTGGACGAGTGTGAAACCGACTGGTGACGTCATGCGTGGCCCTCGCGCCTGGTGGTCCGGTCGGCTCCGACCCTATGCGGCCCCGGCGACGGACACGACGCCGTGGGGTGCTCAGGGCGCGCCCCGGCCCGTGAGGGCGGCGGGGCTGGTGAGCTCGCGCAGTTCCGTCTCGGTCAGCAGCTCGCGCTCGCGTACGAGGTCGAGCGCGGGCCTGCCGGTGTGATGGGCCTCCAGGGCGAGGGCGCAGGCGGTCTCGTAGCCGAGTGCGGGGCCGAGCGCGGTGACGAGGCCGGTGGAGGCGGCGACGGTCCTCGCGAGCCGGTCCCGGTCGGCGGTGATGCCCCGCACGCAGTGCTCGGCGAGGACGCCGACGCCCGCGGTGAGGTGGGCGAGTCCGGCGCTCAGGCTCCGGTGGATGACCGGCTCGAAGGCGTTGAGCTGGAGCTGGCCGCCCTCGGCGGCGAGGGTGACGGTCACGTCGTTGCCGATCACCTCGAAGGCGATCTGGTTGACCGCCTCCGGGATC contains these protein-coding regions:
- a CDS encoding S8 family serine peptidase — protein: MHRARAFTIATATSVALVAGMTGPATATVANAAAAPDTAPHLGGTQRIPLVTGDRVVVDAEGRMVGFESAEGREHIPVEVRRTGDHTLVVPADARRLIATGRLDQRLFDLDVLTDPRLRESHGTGLKLIVRYAGSAGTARAEVRAAGDTQVRRTFPTINADAVRTSPEDVARVWEALTDRQATGARVASSGVATVWLDGVRGASLDRSVRQIGADKAWESGFDGTGVKIAVLDTGVDKTHDDLRTQVVGEKNFSASADAVDRVGHGTHVASIAVGTGATSGGRYKGVAPGAKVISGKVLDDEGYGDDSAVIAGMEWAAAEGADVVNLSLGGPDSPGVDPLEATVDRLSAEKGILFAIAAGNEGESGASSVGSPGTADAALTVGAVDKDDRLAPFSSTGPRVGDGAVKPDVTAPGVAITAAAAAGSAIDTRPGTPHPAPGYLQIDGTSMATPHVAGAAAILKQRHPDWKSTELKGALTGSAEGGGYTPFQQGTGRIRVDKALAQSVVAEPVALNFGTALWPHADDKPVTRKVVYRNLGTADVTLDLSVSALDPSGKPAPAGFFALDASKVTVPAGGTAEVGLVADTRIGDADGSYSAYVTATGAGQSVRTAAVAVREAESYDLTIRTLGRDGADASYFANTLTGVGGPAAGFQVRVDNEPGAHTIRVPKGAYTLNTAVYQDPSDYTAGTDWIAQPKLDVSADTTVTADARTTRPVDLTVPGIATADYAGTYYELATTDVGRVGNGWVLRGFTGFRTAHAGPAVTDGSLLQTWDAHFLKDATSQYSVAFGGRASTVATGYTRHVKASELATLKVGLGASAPGKTALASPYAHLPGAPEGNGFSAPQAAPGTRTFYVSTADGATWLTRFNQLGEPDQWGYPAFEGAYEMARPKRYEAGRTYRENFNTGVFGPLLGEGTGVFRTAPDPATGEEQLVGAVPLFSDGKGHPGSVPYASAKSTLYRDGVKVAENDDPLSGSQPFTVDAADAEYRLTTSVERPAKAAAASPRIEAGFTFRSKRVAATTALPVSTVRFAAPVDLASRLPARTTVLVPVTVQGAAAGTNLKSLTVSVSYDDGKTWQPVKVVGGVISVKSPAKDSGVSLSAEVTDKQGNTSTLTVHHAWFGK
- a CDS encoding TetR/AcrR family transcriptional regulator encodes the protein MRKVGRPRDQTARREALVSAAGRAIAERGLEALRIKDIAEAAGVSQGSVLYYYPELDDLLLEVHRGAVEGYLASRQQAYDEAAAGDPAARLRALMDSGLPSMTDDPVHGLLYELHRRAGRSPGHAELMASLFAREVALYTTALAVGAATGGFTLAAPAPDLAHGLVALEDGYGLHIVSRNAALRPDRARELLLAHARTVTGRADL
- a CDS encoding aldehyde dehydrogenase family protein — translated: MQTYAHWRQRAADLTPRTRLFIDGAWTDPAEDRWIPTVNPATGKTTAHVAAGSAADVDRAVAAARTSFEGGRWSRTAPAERRRVLLALARLIEEHGEELALCDTLDMGKPIAESHGTDVPGAAGVFTWYAEAVDKLYDEVAPAPPGNLALVRRAPLGVVGAVVPWNFPLDLASWKLAPALAAGNSVVLKPAEQSPLSALLLAELAAEAGLPDGVLNVVPGPGETTGRALGLHPDVDTLVFTGSTAVAKRFLAYSAESNMKQVWPEAGGKSPNVVFADADLDAAAERAAWGFVYNAGQVCSANTRLLVEASVAEEFTARVAEHARTWQPGDPLDPATRLGPLVDEAQAERVLDAVRSSGGTLVCGGTRPDRDGAYLDPTVVTGLGPDAPLVREELFGPVLTVLPFRDETEAIRLADDSAYGLAASVWTRDLGRAHRVADALRVGTVSVNTVDALSPYTPFGGFKQSGHGRDLSLHSLDKYTGLKTTWIAHG
- a CDS encoding APC family permease; translation: MSSPLSSADPRPPHTTTGLRRSLKRLDITALAIAAVISFDTVGQIATGGGEAATWTAALALFFLVPYALLFAETGAAFPQEGGPYVWVKLTLGRAAAALTVLFYWVTNPIWLGGSLVFLAAETWDGFVFHLGSGTVADYVFKLLFVWTAILTAVVSLRRGKWITTLGAAVKVLTLAVFTLTALLYGLEHGFHGLTDAHFTPTTAGFLALVPILLFAYVGFEAPNAAGEEMHDPQRDVPAALGRSATVAACCYLLPVLALLAVVPAHQVTGIGGFMEGARLVFGIYGDAAGPLLTLTAVMFVFALLTQGSAWMIVSDRMQAMAAADGGSFSRALGAFHPRLGTPVRTNLLSGAVATVFMIVAMRVAEGDAGAVFAVVLTVAVTTLLLSYLVIVPALVLLRLRRPDVVRPYRVPFGHRGFMGCAALVYAWILVGSWCALFPGTLEALFGVEYAFDDVWGMSRGAFEAFTLGTVAVLLLVGALGLLIARREAPEPAAVAEAEA
- a CDS encoding nucleoside hydrolase gives rise to the protein MPVPVILDCDPGHDDAFNILLAAAHPAIELLAITTVAGNQTLEKTTLNARRICSVAGIRGVPIAAGRDRPLHGPPRIAENIHGDSGLDGPGFGEGEPEVPQDPRDALTLIRDTLLAHPAPVTLVPTGPLTNIAVFLLAHPELAARVERIVLMGGSTGRGNTTPAAEFNVLCDPEAADIVFRSGLPVTMFGLNATHQVRATAEVVARIAALGTPLSGLCVDLLTYFASTYREVYGFDAPPLHDPLTVAHLINPSLVSLVRAAVTVELNGTHTRGATVVDLHGVTDRPADTEVGMEVDTDAFWDLIVEAVRVLGRPS
- a CDS encoding LysR family transcriptional regulator, yielding MTSPVGFTLVQLRYFLVAAERGSMTEAAAELHIAQSAVSTAVHNLEQDLRVQLFIRRRGRGLTLTPAGERLRQQAQDLLARAREVEREARGGGESLSGPVAVGCFVTLAPYYLPALFSECTRRHPGIELDVMEGESDQLVQALTGGRVDFALTYDLGLSAEPDLRAETVARAPAYVIVPADHPLAGRDSVELAELSAEPLVLLDLPHSRDYFRSLLAATGTAPDVRYHTRSYETVRSLVARGLGYSVLNQRPATSQTYGGGEIAELRLRDGGPPLEVKIASVASVTPTARARAVMDVLREVATRPAEG
- a CDS encoding aspartate aminotransferase family protein, with the translated sequence MTTDTAELVRLDRAHIIHPYLPGSATERVVMASGSGCRLTDTEGRDYLDATGGLWLAQIGHGRTEVADVAHEQMKKLEYFTSFWEFSNERAIELAARLADIAPEPLNHVYFTSGGSEGNEAAIKMARYYHHRRGEASRTWILARSKAYHGIGYGGGSATGFPLYHEGFAPMMPHVSHLTPPWPYRSDLYDGQDPTDFLIRELEERIAEIGPKNIAAMIGEPIMGVGGMLVPPADYWPRVREVLDRHGILLIFDEVVTAYGRVGEWFAAQYFDVTPDIIVTAKGITSGYVPLGALLVGDHLAEVLLRDHGFPMGYTYNGHPVATAVATANLDIIEREGLLARATGLGSFLHDELKAQLGDLPIVGEIRSVGMMLAVELVQDRATRAPLPLDPDRMPHDVIRREAGVIVRDSAHSLVLSPPLVMTETEAKEVATALRGVLERTEPTGEIRPA